A genomic segment from bacterium encodes:
- a CDS encoding glycosyltransferase family 4 protein, whose translation MESNRKIAVCHIISGDLWAGAEAQAFTMITALRSLPEIEVSAIVLNQGKLAKRLKETQIPVAVIDESRYSFLQILKMATEIVASRQAQVLHSHRYKENLLSALIKRRGQAVHLVQTVHGVQERLTGIRNLKVAVYGVVNKFVSSRYFDRILAVSNDINQQLSRQYGDNLVRHIANSIDIDEVKVAKSPNEIRSSLGVSTDEIVIGAVGRMVPIKGFDILLKTAVEVVRVSPKTRFVLVGDGPELATLKKMSSELGISENVLFTGFRDDILDIINAFDIFLMTSWHEGIPVALLEAMALSKPTVSTAVGGINEVIVNGSSGLTAPAGDVTAIAKHCQSLSASTELRAEIGKQARQRVEEEFSSQQQKHKLFDIYRELVQ comes from the coding sequence ATGGAAAGCAACCGAAAGATAGCAGTCTGCCATATCATTTCCGGCGATCTTTGGGCGGGAGCAGAAGCGCAAGCATTTACAATGATTACGGCACTCCGCTCTCTACCTGAAATCGAAGTATCTGCAATTGTGCTTAATCAGGGAAAACTCGCCAAACGACTGAAAGAGACACAAATTCCCGTTGCCGTGATAGATGAGAGTCGATACAGTTTCCTTCAAATACTCAAGATGGCTACTGAAATAGTTGCGTCGAGGCAGGCGCAGGTTCTCCATTCACATCGGTACAAAGAGAACCTGTTGTCTGCTCTGATCAAACGCCGCGGTCAGGCAGTCCATCTCGTTCAAACAGTTCACGGTGTGCAGGAGAGATTGACAGGGATCAGAAATCTGAAGGTCGCGGTTTACGGAGTTGTCAACAAGTTTGTCTCGAGTCGATACTTTGACCGAATCCTCGCCGTATCGAACGATATCAATCAGCAGTTAAGTCGGCAATACGGTGATAATCTGGTCCGGCACATTGCCAATTCAATCGATATTGACGAAGTGAAAGTAGCAAAGTCGCCTAATGAAATTCGCAGTTCTCTCGGCGTTTCTACGGACGAAATAGTTATCGGTGCGGTAGGAAGAATGGTGCCAATAAAGGGATTCGATATCCTACTCAAGACTGCCGTCGAGGTAGTGCGCGTTTCCCCCAAGACAAGATTTGTTCTTGTTGGCGATGGTCCGGAATTGGCAACTCTCAAGAAAATGTCGTCCGAATTAGGAATCTCTGAGAATGTATTGTTCACCGGTTTCCGCGATGACATACTTGATATTATCAACGCTTTTGACATCTTCCTAATGACGTCATGGCATGAAGGAATACCCGTGGCTCTTCTCGAAGCAATGGCGCTGTCCAAACCGACGGTATCTACTGCAGTGGGCGGCATAAACGAGGTGATTGTCAATGGAAGCAGCGGATTGACTGCCCCTGCTGGCGACGTGACTGCAATTGCCAAACATTGCCAGAGTCTGAGTGCGAGTACTGAACTTAGAGCTGAAATAGGGAAGCAAGCCCGACAACGAGTTGAGGAAGAATTCTCTTCTCAGCAACAGAAGCATAAACTTTTTGACATTTACAGGGAATTGGTACAATAA
- a CDS encoding glycosyltransferase family 2 protein, translating into MSNTEIALIAIFAVAVAEILWSYVGYPILLFVCSRFVHRKVETKEWYPAVAVVITAHNEEKRIAQKIENTLSLDYPKDKLHIIVVSDASTDRTEEVVRGYAHKGVTLRIIPERRGKHYGQGKGVASAPTEFVVLTDATTFLKADAVKLIVQNYADPTIGCVSGCDDVKEQHDSSVGEGAYVKYEMALRRLESRVSSLIGASGSFFSVRRSLCDNWIDDMSSDFYLPLTCYIKGYRSILDERAIGYYSVLHDPSREFQRKLRTIVHGLEVLFHFKRVLNPFKYGLYAIQLLSHKLCRWLVPLAMIAALVCNILLLPYGVAYQMVFVLHIATYILAAAAFIYKPVQNLTIFKIPLFFVMVNFSILLAWYKFLRGEKYVVWKATER; encoded by the coding sequence TTGAGTAATACAGAAATTGCACTTATTGCGATTTTCGCAGTGGCGGTAGCGGAAATCCTCTGGTCGTATGTCGGCTATCCTATTCTGCTTTTCGTATGTTCTCGTTTCGTTCATCGCAAAGTCGAAACAAAGGAATGGTATCCAGCGGTTGCTGTCGTCATAACAGCGCACAATGAAGAGAAGCGAATTGCACAAAAAATCGAAAATACACTATCGCTTGACTATCCCAAAGACAAGCTGCACATCATTGTCGTCTCGGATGCTTCAACGGACAGGACCGAGGAGGTCGTTCGTGGTTATGCGCACAAAGGCGTGACTCTCAGGATTATTCCTGAACGTCGGGGAAAGCACTATGGTCAGGGCAAAGGCGTCGCTTCAGCTCCAACAGAGTTTGTCGTACTGACAGACGCGACGACGTTCTTGAAAGCCGATGCTGTTAAGCTGATCGTTCAGAACTATGCCGATCCGACGATAGGTTGTGTTTCCGGATGTGACGACGTTAAAGAGCAGCATGATAGTTCGGTTGGAGAAGGAGCGTACGTTAAGTATGAAATGGCGCTTCGTCGTCTGGAGAGCCGGGTGTCGTCGCTCATCGGAGCCAGCGGATCATTCTTTTCAGTACGAAGAAGCCTGTGCGACAATTGGATTGATGACATGTCGAGCGATTTCTACCTTCCGCTGACCTGCTACATCAAAGGCTACCGCTCGATTCTTGACGAGCGCGCCATCGGATACTATAGCGTGCTGCACGATCCGTCGAGGGAGTTTCAACGTAAACTGCGCACGATAGTACACGGTCTCGAAGTGCTATTTCATTTCAAGCGCGTATTGAACCCCTTCAAATACGGTCTGTACGCAATTCAACTCTTGAGTCACAAACTGTGTCGTTGGTTGGTTCCGTTGGCAATGATTGCTGCGCTCGTCTGCAATATTCTGTTGCTGCCTTACGGAGTAGCCTATCAGATGGTTTTTGTGTTGCACATTGCGACCTACATTCTGGCAGCGGCGGCATTCATTTACAAACCTGTACAAAACCTGACAATCTTCAAGATCCCGCTTTTCTTTGTAATGGTGAACTTCTCGATTCTGCTCGCGTGGTACAAATTTTTGCGGGGCGAAAAGTATGTGGTATGGAAAGCAACCGAAAGATAG
- a CDS encoding glycosyltransferase, producing MVSRKINLLHVVLEMGIGGLQRLITDTTLAMDRDRFNVEVVCLDELGCFAEVLQANGVPVTLLRRHDHHLALYPIRLARFMRQRKIDVVHMHPGSFIFGILAAVLARVPVSVYTEHGRAVPEHPLRILEDRVSGVFVDRIIAVSKELEVYLAEAIKLPPKKICTVINGIRVSEFVRRPKDPKLLSEFGISPETKVLGTVARLDPIKDQLTMVQALKVVRERVPNVRLLLVGDGPARGDLEALALADGLENYVTITGQRSDVPGLVNLFDLFLLSSLREGTSISLLEAMSSGVAPIVTNVGGNPAIVSDGVDGLLVPPRDPQALASAIIELLVNETKRKTFAEAAAAKVREQFSIENMVRQYVEIYCEHLAKKRRSRHLVQSAAGRS from the coding sequence ATGGTAAGTCGTAAAATCAATCTTTTGCATGTGGTGTTGGAGATGGGCATCGGCGGACTGCAGCGCCTGATAACCGACACAACACTTGCAATGGATCGTGATCGCTTCAATGTCGAAGTGGTTTGTCTTGATGAACTCGGTTGTTTTGCGGAGGTGCTTCAAGCCAATGGCGTTCCAGTCACACTTTTGCGACGTCACGACCATCACCTGGCACTGTATCCAATCCGTCTCGCTCGCTTCATGCGACAGCGAAAGATCGATGTTGTTCATATGCATCCGGGAAGTTTCATTTTTGGCATCCTTGCGGCGGTCCTGGCACGTGTCCCGGTTTCGGTGTATACCGAGCATGGTCGAGCTGTCCCGGAGCACCCGTTACGGATACTCGAAGACAGAGTGTCGGGAGTTTTCGTCGATCGGATCATTGCGGTGTCCAAGGAATTGGAAGTGTATCTGGCAGAAGCAATCAAACTACCACCCAAAAAAATCTGCACAGTAATAAACGGAATTAGAGTCTCTGAATTCGTTCGACGCCCTAAGGATCCCAAACTACTGTCTGAATTCGGAATCTCGCCGGAAACTAAGGTTCTGGGTACCGTGGCAAGATTGGACCCGATTAAAGATCAATTGACAATGGTCCAGGCACTCAAAGTCGTTCGTGAACGAGTGCCCAATGTGCGGTTGCTACTTGTGGGCGATGGTCCCGCCCGCGGGGATTTGGAGGCTCTCGCACTTGCAGACGGACTTGAGAATTATGTGACCATTACTGGTCAGCGCAGCGATGTGCCGGGATTAGTCAATCTTTTCGATCTGTTTTTGTTGTCGTCTTTGCGTGAGGGAACCAGTATATCACTCCTCGAAGCAATGTCATCCGGTGTTGCTCCGATTGTAACGAATGTCGGAGGCAATCCGGCAATTGTCAGTGATGGCGTCGATGGTCTGTTAGTGCCACCGCGCGACCCACAGGCGTTGGCAAGCGCTATCATCGAACTGTTGGTGAATGAGACCAAACGGAAAACTTTTGCCGAGGCTGCCGCCGCGAAAGTGCGCGAGCAATTCAGTATCGAGAACATGGTGCGTCAGTACGTCGAAATCTACTGCGAACATCTGGCGAAGAAACGGCGTTCGCGGCACCTGGTCCAGTCTGCTGCTGGTCGAAGTTGA
- a CDS encoding polysaccharide deacetylase family protein gives MRRLVKQLFAAIVYYSGLLALIDVCVGIIAKKQHHVLLMYHRVLTDPFAENEYAQTGTAVSKGAFEAQIRFIAQKFTTLTASDYIESLRQRKTLPRKCAVVTFDDGWLDNFEIAYPILKLHNVPATIFVCTGFLDTAKKFWFHEILHSIKWQRLDSDQLANTILRFFSDKSAESSVRELLAPTHPQDVLIDNFFHLAKSLEAEQLEELSSALMKLRGKSDDAWRQRRFMMNWDEIRSMDPQIIEIGSHGQSHRLLTSITSTDANREIRESKTEIESNLGRKVRTFAYPNGTYDENIKGMVKDAGYVGAFAVGGGVGTGDLYAISRTGVHEGATTGSGDKFSKAMWALALSSTKGVFQGLRRDSSGIDY, from the coding sequence ATGCGCCGTTTAGTTAAACAGCTCTTTGCCGCAATTGTCTACTACTCTGGACTTTTGGCGCTAATTGATGTTTGCGTCGGAATAATTGCGAAGAAGCAACACCATGTTCTGCTGATGTATCATCGTGTCTTGACTGATCCGTTCGCTGAAAACGAATACGCTCAGACGGGAACGGCAGTATCGAAAGGCGCATTCGAGGCACAAATCCGTTTCATCGCACAGAAGTTCACGACGCTGACAGCGAGTGACTACATTGAGTCGCTCCGCCAGAGAAAGACATTGCCAAGAAAGTGTGCTGTTGTCACATTTGATGATGGCTGGCTGGACAATTTCGAGATCGCTTATCCCATTCTAAAGTTACACAATGTACCTGCGACGATATTTGTCTGTACCGGTTTTCTCGACACAGCCAAGAAATTTTGGTTTCACGAAATTCTCCATTCAATCAAGTGGCAGAGATTGGATTCTGATCAACTTGCCAATACAATTCTGCGATTTTTCTCTGATAAATCGGCTGAATCTAGTGTTCGAGAGTTGCTGGCTCCAACTCATCCTCAAGATGTGCTGATCGACAATTTCTTTCATCTGGCAAAGTCGCTTGAAGCGGAACAGCTTGAAGAACTATCCTCCGCATTGATGAAGCTGAGAGGCAAATCGGACGACGCTTGGAGACAACGTAGGTTTATGATGAACTGGGATGAAATCCGCTCTATGGACCCACAGATCATCGAAATTGGGTCACATGGGCAGTCTCACCGACTGCTGACATCAATCACTTCAACTGATGCCAATCGCGAGATTCGTGAATCGAAGACAGAAATTGAATCCAATCTTGGCAGAAAAGTCCGCACATTTGCTTATCCTAACGGTACTTATGACGAAAATATCAAGGGGATGGTCAAGGACGCAGGTTACGTAGGCGCTTTCGCAGTAGGCGGGGGCGTTGGAACTGGTGATTTGTATGCAATTTCCCGAACCGGAGTGCATGAAGGTGCAACAACTGGTTCTGGTGACAAATTCTCGAAAGCGATGTGGGCCTTGGCGCTAAGTTCCACTAAAGGAGTATTTCAGGGGCTGCGGCGAGATTCGTCCGGAATTGACTATTGA
- a CDS encoding DegT/DnrJ/EryC1/StrS aminotransferase family protein, translated as MNHHLVAPAGTPIVFGELVKTLYDRLKSQSHTVSLSEKIQRFTGSRHCYFLNSGRASQTVLLNAMRRISSEERNEVVLPAYTCYSVAAATVRAGFKIRLVDTDATSLDFNLEELGNIQSRRVIAALGCNLFGVMNDWDRLNQIGKIGNYFLIDDGAQSFGASYKGKPSGTLGTAGFYSLGRGKALTTYNGGILVTNNRELSTQLDEIVNDLPAAGLVEESIVYIKMMMYSMFIRPSLYWIPASLPFLGLGETIYEDDFGISRLSSVQTVAGSVIFESILYFHTLRAENAFELANAVLGLDKFEIPGWNATNCPPYLRLPVLAPSRECRDRAIEELRSAGIVATKMYPSTLRDIPGIDAHLVSNSSEFPGAQKLVERLFTLPTHPYLTEQDFDKIVVGLRKV; from the coding sequence ATGAATCACCATCTTGTTGCGCCTGCCGGAACTCCTATTGTCTTTGGTGAACTGGTAAAGACACTCTATGATCGTCTGAAGAGCCAATCTCACACTGTTTCACTTTCCGAGAAAATTCAGCGATTCACAGGTTCACGGCATTGCTACTTTCTCAATTCTGGGAGAGCTTCGCAAACCGTCCTCCTGAATGCAATGCGACGGATCTCATCTGAAGAGCGGAATGAAGTCGTCCTTCCCGCCTACACTTGTTACTCAGTTGCTGCCGCGACAGTCCGCGCCGGATTCAAGATTCGACTCGTGGATACAGATGCGACGAGCCTCGATTTCAATCTCGAAGAGCTTGGCAATATCCAAAGCAGGCGAGTGATTGCCGCTCTTGGCTGCAATCTTTTCGGCGTAATGAATGACTGGGACCGCCTCAATCAAATCGGGAAGATCGGTAATTACTTCCTCATTGACGACGGCGCACAGTCATTTGGTGCGTCCTACAAGGGAAAACCGTCCGGTACACTGGGTACAGCCGGATTCTATAGTCTTGGACGTGGCAAAGCTCTGACAACTTATAATGGCGGGATTCTTGTCACCAACAACCGTGAGCTCTCGACTCAGTTGGATGAAATTGTCAACGACCTTCCAGCCGCCGGGCTCGTGGAAGAATCCATTGTCTACATCAAGATGATGATGTACTCGATGTTCATTCGACCCAGCCTCTATTGGATTCCCGCTTCGTTGCCATTCTTGGGTCTCGGTGAGACGATTTACGAGGATGACTTCGGGATCAGTCGTTTATCATCGGTTCAGACTGTTGCCGGCTCCGTGATATTTGAGAGCATACTCTACTTTCATACACTTAGAGCTGAAAACGCGTTTGAACTCGCAAACGCAGTCTTGGGTCTCGACAAGTTTGAAATCCCCGGCTGGAACGCCACAAATTGTCCTCCGTATTTGCGACTACCAGTACTTGCACCGAGTCGAGAATGCCGGGATCGGGCTATCGAGGAACTGCGGTCGGCCGGCATAGTCGCGACCAAAATGTATCCTAGCACGCTCCGCGACATCCCCGGAATAGACGCTCATCTTGTTTCGAATAGTTCTGAATTCCCGGGTGCGCAGAAACTTGTTGAACGCCTCTTCACTTTGCCGACACATCCATATCTAACTGAACAAGATTTTGACAAAATCGTAGTGGGCCTGCGCAAAGTCTAA
- a CDS encoding FemAB family PEP-CTERM system-associated protein, which produces MQKVSEYTDDCEGIWTDYIKSSPRASIAHQIGFRKVIREGLGNRPVYLLVRDENRVTGVLPLFLVRTWWNVTYLISVPWLDYGGICADDPESESLLLKEAQRIAEREKAVFIELRSERRSNQALAGVDQRVTFLMDLTPGPDALWKGLDSKLRNQIRKSQNSGLTVKYGRLELLDEFFRVFSWKMHELGTPVWGKKLFRGVLNEFPDSVEIALVKQGETTITGALLMSHKDRLYVPSAASYRKYLKMCPYHALYWNVIERGSQAGYKYFDFGRSMIDSSTYHFKEQWVSTPTPLEWQYSLHRISEIPQINPSNPKYRFAKWIWSKLPLAVANTLGPAVIKNFP; this is translated from the coding sequence TTGCAGAAAGTTTCAGAGTATACTGACGATTGCGAAGGAATCTGGACTGACTACATCAAGAGTTCACCGCGCGCATCAATCGCACATCAGATCGGCTTTCGAAAGGTAATCCGAGAAGGGTTGGGAAATCGACCAGTCTATCTCCTAGTGCGTGACGAAAACCGGGTGACGGGAGTACTGCCGCTGTTTCTGGTTCGTACCTGGTGGAACGTGACATACTTAATTTCGGTACCATGGTTGGACTACGGAGGCATTTGCGCGGACGATCCTGAATCCGAATCACTTCTCTTGAAGGAAGCTCAGCGAATTGCCGAACGAGAGAAGGCTGTATTCATCGAATTGCGATCGGAAAGAAGAAGCAATCAGGCGCTGGCGGGAGTCGATCAAAGGGTAACATTTTTGATGGATTTAACGCCTGGTCCCGACGCCTTGTGGAAGGGCCTTGACTCAAAACTGCGAAATCAAATCCGTAAGTCTCAGAATTCCGGATTGACGGTCAAGTACGGCCGACTGGAATTACTGGACGAGTTCTTTAGGGTATTTTCCTGGAAAATGCACGAACTTGGTACACCAGTTTGGGGCAAGAAGCTCTTTCGCGGAGTTCTAAACGAGTTTCCCGATTCGGTAGAGATTGCGCTGGTCAAGCAGGGCGAGACGACTATTACTGGCGCACTGTTGATGTCGCATAAAGATCGCTTATACGTGCCATCCGCCGCATCATATCGCAAGTATTTGAAGATGTGCCCGTATCACGCTCTCTACTGGAATGTAATCGAACGAGGCAGCCAAGCTGGTTACAAGTATTTTGATTTTGGCCGTTCAATGATAGATTCTTCAACGTATCACTTTAAGGAACAGTGGGTAAGTACGCCAACGCCATTAGAATGGCAATATTCACTGCACCGAATCTCGGAGATTCCGCAAATTAATCCGAGCAACCCTAAGTATCGATTTGCGAAGTGGATTTGGAGCAAACTGCCGCTTGCGGTTGCAAATACTCTTGGACCGGCTGTAATCAAGAATTTCCCATAG
- a CDS encoding GNAT family N-acetyltransferase, whose product MEVRLCDYATERELVDDFCRQVFGANTTQPQTADQQFPGEQSTNPYSDGPSPTAIAIHEGIVVGHVTSTPFMLWIEGKEQLAYWLGGIHVFPEYRGMGIARKLASCITNSLPIVTGVARVEPSIKAFKATNWVWPGRISDYIHIVNPSAFLAQMSGERVERFVPKLLRPATEITLRVMKIPMCLGIKSWKSFSSVKRSIKSGENAPFGEVDKFGSDIDKLWSVESKNFILTNVRRADYLNWQFPTSKGWKKVVLTDSRGVRAWGMYAIKTYSDGGQLDGLKSLNVIDALWDSSDPTIIGSLVDYFIARAYAEKTDIIMFSGEHPDLKRALKRAAFLKLPSTIWAGFHSVGNEYDFERIFVGAYVTRGYADAAGGLGPE is encoded by the coding sequence ATGGAAGTTAGGCTGTGCGATTATGCTACGGAACGAGAACTCGTAGACGACTTCTGTCGTCAAGTCTTCGGTGCAAATACCACCCAGCCTCAGACAGCGGATCAGCAGTTCCCTGGCGAGCAATCGACTAATCCTTATTCGGATGGTCCTTCGCCAACGGCGATTGCTATTCACGAAGGCATTGTAGTCGGACACGTAACGTCGACACCATTTATGCTTTGGATCGAAGGCAAAGAACAGCTTGCCTACTGGCTTGGCGGAATTCATGTTTTTCCTGAATACCGAGGCATGGGAATCGCGCGCAAACTTGCATCGTGCATTACCAATTCGTTGCCAATTGTAACCGGTGTTGCTCGAGTCGAGCCGTCGATTAAAGCATTCAAGGCTACTAATTGGGTTTGGCCGGGCAGAATATCAGACTACATACACATAGTCAATCCATCTGCATTTCTTGCGCAAATGAGCGGCGAAAGAGTTGAGCGGTTCGTTCCAAAGCTGCTTAGACCCGCAACGGAAATTACTTTGAGAGTTATGAAAATACCAATGTGCCTCGGGATAAAGTCCTGGAAGAGTTTCTCCTCCGTCAAGAGATCGATAAAGTCCGGCGAGAACGCGCCATTCGGCGAGGTCGATAAATTCGGCTCGGACATCGATAAGCTGTGGAGTGTTGAGAGCAAGAATTTCATCCTTACCAATGTTAGAAGAGCAGACTACCTGAATTGGCAGTTTCCCACTTCAAAAGGCTGGAAAAAGGTTGTCCTCACAGATTCTCGCGGAGTTCGAGCATGGGGTATGTATGCAATCAAGACATACAGCGATGGTGGTCAACTGGATGGTTTGAAATCCCTGAATGTCATAGACGCGTTATGGGACTCTTCTGATCCAACTATAATTGGCAGTTTAGTTGACTATTTCATCGCGAGGGCTTATGCCGAGAAGACGGACATAATCATGTTTTCCGGCGAACATCCGGACCTGAAACGAGCACTCAAGCGGGCTGCTTTCTTGAAGCTTCCTTCTACGATTTGGGCAGGATTTCACAGCGTAGGCAATGAGTACGACTTCGAGCGAATCTTTGTCGGAGCCTATGTTACTCGTGGATATGCCGACGCCGCCGGCGGTTTGGGTCCGGAATAG
- a CDS encoding O-antigen ligase family protein, whose protein sequence is MKRNRRESSPDLDPNSISKTNEFKLPAPSIITKGRLAIVGLIVLSIVVALVFVKLPEKFQYALVAAVPAILVGAYIIISPFAGVWCFVFMDYLRPYTFIVALRPLRLGILTVAVTLVSWIVFQAARKHRIYWSSQCTWFLGYLLIIATGILTAHNNFRAYQAFEGLLVTFLMFFLLLNIVDSKERLLRIIWLLLFTHVYYALKGIYNFAFVGYVAGHQVTSGVVGGSFMADENDFALALNAMIPFAFFMFQNQTSNLKRFFLIGTVLVFVLGVVSSQSRGGWVGLMAVVVFCILKSKRKLMSLSFVALLAISVAVFAPSSYWSEVQSITDTEEATANSRLNYWMAAVRMFADHPLTGVGAGNGPLRMPEYVTGFRDPATQWGRTFHGTLPLVLAETGFLGILCYLMMFAVAVRGMMVVQRKYGNDHRTDEWTLASALTGGMVGWMASATFLSAAYYPHLWTLFAMSGVLMRISKSKVEATP, encoded by the coding sequence ATGAAGCGTAACCGACGCGAGTCGTCACCGGATCTCGATCCAAATTCCATCTCCAAAACAAACGAATTCAAGCTTCCAGCACCGTCAATAATCACCAAAGGCCGACTTGCAATCGTCGGACTAATTGTGCTATCAATCGTGGTAGCATTGGTGTTCGTTAAACTCCCCGAGAAATTTCAGTATGCCTTAGTTGCCGCTGTGCCGGCAATCTTGGTCGGCGCATACATCATCATTAGTCCATTTGCAGGTGTTTGGTGCTTTGTCTTTATGGACTATTTGCGGCCGTACACATTTATTGTCGCACTGCGCCCTCTTCGCCTTGGAATTCTGACGGTTGCAGTAACACTGGTGTCGTGGATAGTTTTTCAAGCCGCCAGAAAGCACAGAATCTACTGGAGTTCACAATGCACGTGGTTTTTAGGCTATCTTCTCATTATTGCGACGGGTATTCTTACTGCACATAACAACTTCCGAGCCTATCAGGCTTTTGAAGGACTCTTGGTCACCTTCCTGATGTTCTTCTTGCTTCTCAATATAGTTGATTCGAAGGAACGATTACTGAGGATCATCTGGCTATTGCTATTCACCCACGTTTATTATGCGCTCAAGGGCATCTACAACTTTGCCTTTGTCGGATACGTCGCCGGTCATCAGGTCACAAGTGGAGTTGTTGGGGGCAGTTTCATGGCGGACGAAAACGACTTTGCGCTCGCTCTGAATGCGATGATACCCTTTGCCTTCTTCATGTTTCAGAACCAGACTTCTAATCTCAAACGATTCTTTCTTATCGGCACCGTACTGGTATTTGTATTGGGTGTCGTATCCAGTCAATCTCGCGGCGGCTGGGTTGGGCTTATGGCAGTTGTTGTCTTTTGCATTCTTAAATCGAAGCGCAAACTTATGAGTCTTTCCTTTGTCGCTCTTCTTGCAATTTCTGTTGCAGTCTTTGCGCCAAGCAGCTACTGGTCCGAGGTGCAATCTATCACGGATACAGAGGAAGCCACGGCAAATTCAAGACTCAATTATTGGATGGCGGCAGTCCGGATGTTCGCTGATCACCCATTGACCGGCGTTGGAGCTGGCAACGGTCCCCTGCGCATGCCTGAATATGTAACAGGTTTCCGGGATCCGGCAACGCAATGGGGTAGGACGTTTCACGGGACCTTGCCTCTTGTTCTTGCTGAGACGGGGTTTCTTGGAATTCTGTGCTACTTAATGATGTTTGCGGTCGCCGTTCGAGGTATGATGGTTGTTCAGAGGAAATACGGTAACGATCACAGAACTGATGAGTGGACACTTGCCAGCGCACTCACCGGAGGAATGGTAGGGTGGATGGCGTCGGCTACATTTCTATCCGCTGCTTACTACCCCCATCTTTGGACATTGTTTGCGATGTCTGGAGTGTTGATGCGGATCTCGAAGTCTAAAGTTGAAGCCACCCCTTGA
- a CDS encoding serine acetyltransferase, protein MAKTERRGAFRADIDKFYRVQFGNTSPSIVRKCRLWLKHFGLHCVAVYRFGKMAGRISQVSRLLGIPFVIVHVILNYWMQFFHHVNIDDATIGPGFFIGHVGTIYIGPVVIGENFSVTHNVTIGVGHSEGKTGLPSIGDNVWIGTGSVVSGAISVGNGVTIANGTMLTRSVGDGCLVAGNPGRVVMNSFDNSELLTKRELE, encoded by the coding sequence ATGGCAAAGACAGAGCGGAGAGGTGCATTCCGAGCGGACATAGATAAGTTCTACCGTGTCCAGTTTGGCAACACAAGTCCATCAATAGTTCGCAAGTGCCGCTTATGGCTCAAGCATTTTGGGCTTCATTGCGTCGCGGTCTATCGTTTCGGTAAGATGGCGGGACGGATTTCACAAGTAAGTCGGTTGTTGGGGATACCCTTTGTAATCGTACACGTAATCTTGAACTATTGGATGCAGTTCTTCCACCACGTAAACATAGATGATGCTACAATCGGTCCAGGTTTCTTCATTGGGCACGTGGGCACTATTTACATCGGTCCAGTAGTAATCGGAGAGAACTTCAGCGTCACTCACAATGTAACAATTGGCGTAGGTCATTCTGAAGGCAAGACTGGCTTACCGTCTATCGGTGATAACGTTTGGATAGGTACTGGATCGGTCGTTTCTGGCGCTATCTCGGTTGGCAACGGTGTCACGATTGCCAATGGCACCATGCTGACCCGCAGTGTGGGAGATGGTTGTTTGGTGGCAGGCAATCCGGGACGTGTGGTGATGAACAGTTTCGATAACAGCGAGCTCTTGACAAAGCGAGAACTGGAATAA
- a CDS encoding CpsD/CapB family tyrosine-protein kinase: MAKEKRPSILDYYKFDSVAGTELRRLLHNVTRPIKGITPRSILVTSAITGEGKSTIAALLAVTSAHHKKRKTLLIDSDLRRPTVHEMFGIENKIGFSELITEKAEFETALASTRIDNLWLLPVGTVDGNATEMIREDMVRKVIERAVFSFDLVIVDCAPIIPVSDPAIISSAVDGVVIVIRAGKTQKEIVQRARDIILKAEANILGIILNNVQRALPYHYGNEYYGQYYSSKK, encoded by the coding sequence ATGGCCAAGGAAAAGCGCCCATCAATTCTCGACTACTATAAGTTTGACTCGGTTGCCGGTACTGAGTTACGTCGCCTGCTGCATAACGTAACACGTCCGATCAAGGGAATCACCCCGCGATCGATTCTAGTAACTTCTGCAATCACCGGCGAAGGTAAGTCCACGATTGCGGCATTGTTGGCCGTTACTTCAGCACACCACAAAAAACGCAAGACATTGCTAATCGATTCAGATCTTCGTCGTCCAACGGTACACGAGATGTTCGGGATTGAGAACAAAATAGGATTCTCGGAACTGATCACAGAAAAGGCTGAGTTTGAAACTGCACTTGCCTCGACTAGGATTGACAACCTCTGGCTTCTCCCCGTCGGGACTGTTGATGGAAACGCAACCGAGATGATCCGGGAGGACATGGTTCGAAAGGTCATCGAACGGGCGGTATTCAGTTTTGACCTAGTGATCGTTGATTGTGCGCCAATTATTCCGGTTTCTGATCCGGCGATCATTTCTTCGGCCGTAGATGGAGTCGTTATCGTCATTCGCGCAGGCAAGACACAAAAGGAAATAGTGCAGCGGGCACGAGATATTATCTTGAAAGCTGAAGCGAACATACTCGGGATAATCTTGAATAACGTCCAGCGTGCTCTCCCCTATCACTACGGCAATGAGTATTATGGCCAATATTATAGCAGCAAGAAGTAG